In Chlamydia gallinacea 08-1274/3, the sequence GGACCAAGTATCCTTAAGCTGTACTTGCCAAGACATAGGAAGCTGATCCATAGTAAATGCGTCTTGCATAAACCATCCGTTTGATTATTCCATAATGACTTAGTTGTGATCCTAATCCTTAATAGGGAAAAACTAACAATCAGGATAAATTTTATGTTAACTTCAGAATTAAACCAAGCCCAAAGGAATGCTGTCACGGCTCCTCTTAGTCCTATTCTTGTTTTAGCAGGAGCCGGAGCTGGGAAAACTCGTGTCGTTACTCACCGTATTCTCCACCTCATTAATGAAGGCATCTCTCCTAAAGAAATTCTCGCTGTTACTTTTACAAATAAAGCCGCTAGAGAACTTAGAGAACGCGTTATACATTTATGCTCAAAAGTCCGAGGTGAAAATATTCCCATGGTGTGTACATTCCACAGCTTAGCAGTATTTATTTTGCGTAGATCCATTCATCTACTTAATAGAGACAATAACTTTATCATTTACGATCAAGGAGATGCGGACAAGCTGCTCAAACAATGCTTACAAAAAATGAACTTAAAAAAAGCGCTGAGCAATCAAGTCCAACACGCAATTTCTCAAGCAAAAAATCGTTTACTCCTACCTGAAGATCTCAATCCTGAGGATTACATTCACCCGATAATACCTATTTACAAAGAATACCAACAACGTTTGCAAGAAGCAAATGCTGTTGATTTTGATGATCTTCTTTTTCTTTCAGTGAAACTGTTTCAAGATTACCCAGAAGCAAAAGCAGAATACAGTGAATTATGGAAAGCATTACTTATTGATGAATACCAAGATACAAATCACGCACAATATATAATGGCACTAACGCTAGCAAAGAAATACCAAAACATCTTTGCTGTAGGAGATCCTGACCAATCTATTTATTCTTGGCGCGGAGCAAACATTCATAATATTTTAAATTTTGAGAAAGATTATCCTCAAGCGCAGATCATATATTTAGAAGATAATTACCGTAGTTGTGCAAATATTTTACATGCAGCGAATACGTTGATTCAAAATAACACATCAAGACTCCCTAAAAATCTGCATAGTGTCAAAGGTCCAGGAGAAAAAATCCGTGTTTTCCTTGGAAAAACAGATCGAGATGAAGCAGAATTTGTTGTTAATGAAATCTCCCGTTTACATAGGCAATCTCAGATTCCCTTGCAAGATATCTGTATCTTTTATCGCACGAACAGCCAATCCCGTACTTTTGAAGATGCTTTGCTGCGTCACCGGGTTCCCTATGAAATTTTTGGAGGCATTTCCTTTTACAAACGTAAAGAAATCCAAGATATTCTCTCTTTTCTTAGAATGTTAGTCTCAAAACACGATGTCATCGCTTTTGAAAGGACGATCCAATTACCCAAACGAGGTATAGGCCCAACAGCGATATCAGCATTAATTGATTATGCCTTAAGCAATAACCTCCCCATCCTAAAGGCATGCACGCAGGTTTTAGAAACTCAAAGCATTAAACTTTCCAAAAAACAAAGCGAAGGATTAAGGCAGTATGTACATACCTTTAAACTTTTAGAAGATGCTCAAGCAACCCTCTCATTAAGTGAGTTTGTCATAGCTACTATACGCATCACTGAATATCTCCACATATTACAACAAGAAGACCCTGATACGTATGAGGACAGAAAAAGTAATCTTGACGCACTTGTTGCAAAAACTTTTGAATGGGAACAAAATTCTGATCCTTCTTTAGAAGCATTCTTAGATGACCTAGCATTAAAAAGTTCCACTGAAGAAATTCTAGTAACTGAAGACCGTGTTAATCTCATGACTATTCATAATGGTAAAGGACTCGAATTTCGTATCGCCTTCATTGTAGGTTTGGAAGAAAAACTCTTTCCCCATGCAAATTCAAATAACATTTATGAAAATCTTGAAGAAGAACGTCGCTTATGCTACGTAGGAATTACTCGAGCTAAAGATCTCCTTTATCTAACCGCAGCACAAACACGTTTTCTTTGGAATGCAGTTCGTATCATGAGGCCTAGCCGATTCCTCTCAGAACTTCCTAAAGATTGCTGGGTGCAAGTACATTAAGTAAGTATGTTTCGGCAAGAACAAAAACTTTCTTTAAAATACTTACCCTCATTGCGTATGCAACAAGGATTGCATATGCTTCAATTTCCCATTACTGAATTATCTTCCTATGTCTTGCAACAAATTATACATAACCCTTGTTTTGACCTTTGCTCTTTAGAAGAAGAGGATTGGTCGCCCTGTCTGTCCTTGCCTTCTATAGAAGTATCGCGTCCTGAGTCTCTTTTGTCACATTTATGTACTCAAATACAACATGCTTTTGATGATCCTAAAGATATCTATATCGCTCAACACATTATAGGAAATCTGTCCGAGCAAGGTTTATTGTTACTTCCTCTTCAAGAGTTGGCACTACAACTAGAAGTAACTATAGAAGAAATTTCTCGTATACAAACTAAAATTCAATATTTCCACCCCTTAGGGATAGCTTCATCTTCTCTACAAGACTACTGGTTATTCCTTTTGAAAGATTCTCACCACACACTGGCTTATACTCTGATCAAGGAGCACTACTCTGCCCTAAGGAATTGCGATTTTTTTCATCTAGCGAAAAAATTTCGCTGTTCTCCTAACTACCTCCTTGAATCTTTAAAAAATGCGTTAGCATCCATTCCTTGGGCTCCTGCTTCTGGCTATACATCTTCTGTAGCCTCTCAGCCAGCTCTTCCCGATGTGTATCTTAAATATGTAGAAGGTAGTTGGGAGATTCGTATTAGCTCTCGAGGTTTACCCCCAATTAAAATCGACTCCTCGATTTTACATATTTATGAACAGCTCCCAAAACAAGAAAAAAAAAATCTAAAACACCAAATTCTTTCTGCAAAATGGCTAATCAAAAACTTAAAAAAACGAGAACAATTACTCTGTGCTATTGTTGAAAAAATGCTTCCTTACCAAGAAAATTTTCTTCTCGGGAGAACTTCTGCACCTCAAGCGTTTTCTGTAAAAGCTTTAGCGAATGAGCTTCCCTACCACCAATCTACTTTATTCCGCGCTATAGAAAATAAAACTATTGCCACTCCTCAAGGAATTTTTCCTTTAAAGTATTTATTCCCTCAGTCTGCTGTTAATAATACATCTCAATCTAAAGAAATGATTTTACAGTGGATTCATCAATGGATAGCATCTGAAACTTCTCCTTTATCCGACGCAGATATTAGTCAAAGAATTGCAGAACATGGTATACCTTGCGCACGACGTACAGTAGCTAAGTACCGAGCACAATTAAATATTCTACCTGCACATAAACGAAACAAACATGTAAAGCGGATTTACAATTAGAATTAAGCAAAATAAGAAATATAAATTTGCTGCCAACGCACGCTCTTTAATTTTTGTTCTCTAGCATAGTGCTCAAGAACAGGAATAGGCTGGGAGGCAAACATACGAATTTCCGCATCAGTGAGTCTCAGTAAAACCCATAAAGGAGGAATGCCTAACATCTTACGAATCTTTTTCTTAGCTCGATACAAATAACGCTGAACTATGCACAATCGCGCACCAAAATATATAGGAGTGGCAAGAAGACAAAGTAATCCTAGTACTGGAGCCCAAAAAGTAATGCCTAAACCTAAAAGAACAAAAAAGAACAAACAATAACTTTCACCTGGA encodes:
- a CDS encoding ATP-dependent helicase is translated as MLTSELNQAQRNAVTAPLSPILVLAGAGAGKTRVVTHRILHLINEGISPKEILAVTFTNKAARELRERVIHLCSKVRGENIPMVCTFHSLAVFILRRSIHLLNRDNNFIIYDQGDADKLLKQCLQKMNLKKALSNQVQHAISQAKNRLLLPEDLNPEDYIHPIIPIYKEYQQRLQEANAVDFDDLLFLSVKLFQDYPEAKAEYSELWKALLIDEYQDTNHAQYIMALTLAKKYQNIFAVGDPDQSIYSWRGANIHNILNFEKDYPQAQIIYLEDNYRSCANILHAANTLIQNNTSRLPKNLHSVKGPGEKIRVFLGKTDRDEAEFVVNEISRLHRQSQIPLQDICIFYRTNSQSRTFEDALLRHRVPYEIFGGISFYKRKEIQDILSFLRMLVSKHDVIAFERTIQLPKRGIGPTAISALIDYALSNNLPILKACTQVLETQSIKLSKKQSEGLRQYVHTFKLLEDAQATLSLSEFVIATIRITEYLHILQQEDPDTYEDRKSNLDALVAKTFEWEQNSDPSLEAFLDDLALKSSTEEILVTEDRVNLMTIHNGKGLEFRIAFIVGLEEKLFPHANSNNIYENLEEERRLCYVGITRAKDLLYLTAAQTRFLWNAVRIMRPSRFLSELPKDCWVQVH
- the rpoN gene encoding RNA polymerase factor sigma-54, coding for MFRQEQKLSLKYLPSLRMQQGLHMLQFPITELSSYVLQQIIHNPCFDLCSLEEEDWSPCLSLPSIEVSRPESLLSHLCTQIQHAFDDPKDIYIAQHIIGNLSEQGLLLLPLQELALQLEVTIEEISRIQTKIQYFHPLGIASSSLQDYWLFLLKDSHHTLAYTLIKEHYSALRNCDFFHLAKKFRCSPNYLLESLKNALASIPWAPASGYTSSVASQPALPDVYLKYVEGSWEIRISSRGLPPIKIDSSILHIYEQLPKQEKKNLKHQILSAKWLIKNLKKREQLLCAIVEKMLPYQENFLLGRTSAPQAFSVKALANELPYHQSTLFRAIENKTIATPQGIFPLKYLFPQSAVNNTSQSKEMILQWIHQWIASETSPLSDADISQRIAEHGIPCARRTVAKYRAQLNILPAHKRNKHVKRIYN